In a single window of the Pirellulales bacterium genome:
- a CDS encoding DUF4928 family protein has protein sequence MSLNFDDFAKNHMKKGSHFVAARLQTALALLEKLRDCPSLNLDDHLASKGSSGLESHETFGNRAHSRLSLEPINRNHGRRSSSLQDWGQQLLDIIGAAGFTDASPGVRNSLVDLAQSAFAAILRDILEQEPLEVRVRGRSAEAALHDVLKQAEEKGKSGDVAQYLVGAKLMLRFSREIPVFPANKGDRKSRSDRGARLGDFEIENAVIEVAVGLPDEKHISQIAEVLEDTDSEVWVLTRVDRVVTWKNEICASDGLDSRRVVVASVESFVGQNVTELGEFSAKGKLVQLEALFDLYNTRWVANVGTPGIRILIK, from the coding sequence GTGTCCCTGAACTTCGACGACTTCGCCAAGAACCACATGAAGAAGGGCAGCCACTTCGTGGCTGCCAGGCTGCAAACGGCGCTGGCACTGCTTGAGAAGCTTCGCGACTGCCCCTCGCTTAACCTCGACGACCATCTCGCAAGCAAGGGCAGTTCCGGGCTTGAGTCCCACGAGACGTTCGGAAACCGTGCGCACTCCCGGCTGAGCTTGGAGCCGATAAACCGGAACCACGGTCGACGCTCGTCCAGTTTACAAGATTGGGGACAGCAGTTATTAGATATTATCGGAGCCGCTGGGTTCACGGACGCATCACCTGGCGTTAGAAACAGCTTGGTTGACCTAGCGCAGAGCGCCTTCGCTGCAATCCTCCGAGACATCCTCGAGCAGGAACCGCTTGAGGTCAGGGTGCGCGGGCGCAGTGCAGAGGCTGCTCTACATGACGTCCTGAAACAGGCGGAGGAGAAAGGGAAGTCCGGCGATGTCGCGCAGTATCTCGTCGGCGCAAAGCTTATGCTGCGGTTCAGCCGTGAAATTCCTGTTTTTCCAGCGAATAAGGGAGACCGGAAGTCTCGATCGGACCGCGGTGCCCGCCTTGGCGACTTCGAGATTGAGAACGCGGTGATCGAGGTCGCGGTCGGATTGCCGGACGAAAAACACATATCGCAAATCGCGGAAGTACTAGAGGACACCGACTCGGAGGTTTGGGTGCTTACGAGGGTCGATCGTGTAGTTACATGGAAAAACGAGATTTGTGCGTCCGACGGGCTCGATTCCCGCCGGGTTGTCGTGGCATCCGTTGAGTCTTTCGTCGGACAAAACGTCACCGAGTTGGGCGAGTTCTCGGCTAAGGGCAAGCTGGTCCAACTTGAAGCGCTATTCGACCTATATAACACGCGTTGGGTCGCGAACGTCGGCACGCCCGGAATCCGAATCCTGATCAAGTAG
- the dcm gene encoding DNA (cytosine-5-)-methyltransferase, producing the protein MTRSGGAPEKRLLQVTAGNVRQNHLYVHGHYDFFPTDCIGAAKRSTDCPTIDIHLAGLGRTVRTDIGRDSKTGKPRGFFRGRGWVRQFFDHHAVKAGTVLSLERLSQRSYRLSVEPQIPRPTLDCAEFFAGIGLVRLALERRGWQIQFANDIDPKKAEMYRHNWPNDDRLVVGDVHLIGAADVPPCTLFTASFPCNDLSIAGRWEGLRGKESSSFWGLVRLLREMGVHRPPLVMLENVLGFLMSHGGRDLEQALVALNELGYLVDAIILNAIHWVPQSRVRLFVIAKQSGGRGAKSCALMSDVRPQCLFDFICAHPNINWDIRDLPPLKRQRTTLADVVEDLHDDDQHWWSDTRVEYFMNQMSPKHAEQARQMVAGDSFTYATAFRRVRHEKSMAELRTDGLAGCLRTPRGGSGRQILLKAGHGTYRVRLLTARECARLQGVPDSYVIDVPLNQALFGFGDAVCVPAVEWIAQNYLTPEITTDRNINECEGQTCP; encoded by the coding sequence ATGACACGCTCGGGCGGGGCTCCTGAGAAACGGCTGCTGCAGGTGACGGCGGGCAACGTCCGCCAGAACCATCTGTACGTCCACGGCCACTACGACTTCTTTCCAACCGATTGCATAGGTGCCGCAAAGCGATCGACCGATTGCCCCACCATCGACATTCACCTTGCGGGGCTCGGTCGTACCGTCCGTACCGACATTGGGCGTGACTCGAAAACGGGAAAGCCGCGAGGGTTCTTCCGTGGGCGAGGGTGGGTGCGCCAGTTCTTCGATCACCACGCGGTCAAGGCCGGGACCGTCCTTTCCCTGGAAAGGTTATCGCAACGGAGCTATCGGCTTTCGGTCGAGCCACAGATTCCGAGACCAACCCTCGACTGCGCGGAGTTTTTTGCCGGAATCGGGTTGGTACGGCTTGCGCTTGAGCGACGTGGATGGCAAATCCAGTTTGCGAACGACATTGACCCCAAAAAGGCAGAGATGTACCGACACAACTGGCCGAATGACGATCGGCTGGTTGTCGGGGACGTTCACCTGATCGGCGCTGCCGACGTGCCGCCATGCACACTGTTTACCGCATCATTCCCATGTAACGACCTGTCGATTGCAGGGCGATGGGAAGGGCTGCGTGGCAAGGAGTCGTCGTCGTTTTGGGGACTTGTGAGGCTTCTTCGCGAGATGGGCGTGCACCGGCCACCACTCGTCATGCTCGAGAACGTCCTCGGTTTTTTGATGAGCCACGGCGGGCGCGATCTAGAGCAGGCGCTCGTAGCCCTGAACGAGCTCGGGTATTTGGTCGATGCGATCATACTCAACGCGATTCATTGGGTGCCTCAAAGCCGGGTTCGCCTGTTTGTCATCGCCAAGCAAAGCGGGGGGCGCGGCGCAAAATCATGCGCCCTGATGAGCGATGTTCGCCCGCAATGCCTATTCGACTTTATATGCGCCCACCCGAACATCAACTGGGATATTCGCGATCTGCCACCACTCAAGCGACAACGTACCACGCTCGCCGACGTCGTTGAGGATTTGCACGACGACGATCAGCATTGGTGGAGTGACACAAGGGTCGAGTATTTTATGAACCAGATGAGTCCGAAGCACGCCGAGCAGGCCCGCCAAATGGTTGCAGGAGACTCGTTCACCTACGCAACCGCTTTCCGACGCGTGCGGCACGAGAAGAGCATGGCCGAACTCCGCACGGACGGTCTCGCCGGCTGCCTGCGAACGCCGCGCGGCGGCAGCGGCCGACAGATCCTTTTGAAGGCGGGACACGGTACCTACAGGGTACGCTTGTTAACCGCCCGCGAGTGCGCGCGGCTCCAGGGCGTACCCGACAGTTACGTTATTGACGTGCCGTTAAACCAAGCGCTGTTCGGATTCGGCGATGCGGTCTGCGTTCCTGCTGTCGAGTGGATCGCGCAGAATTATCTCACCCCCGAAATCACAACGGACCGCAATATCAACGAGTGCGAGGGACAAACGTGTCCCTGA
- a CDS encoding SulP family inorganic anion transporter, producing the protein MSTLSEAPSPSQIRPPTDRRRLEVGRWLRRDIVAGLTVAAIAVPQAMAYALIAGVEPRYGLYAAIVVTAVGAVFGSSSYLINGPTNAISLVVFSALAFLDPTGRQQIFEAMVLLAIMVGVVQIAIALFKLGDLTRYVSDSVVLGFMAGAGLLIALGQIDNLLGLKHQGTGKQHLLYRLWLSLNHGGPLNLRALAIGLGVTVLVVLLRRVVRKYHLPRLDMLMALIVAAVVTHALGWSQPDLAGHRLVSVVGSIPAGLPSLHVPSINFGWVQEMSGSAVAIALLGLLEALAVAKSIALQTREKLDYNRQCLAEGLANLSGGFFQCMPGSGSLTRSTINFNAGAATRWSGVFAAAATAVIVVLFAPLAGYIPTAGLAGILLVTAAGLVDWPRLRFALRTSRYDMILVLATACTAVFLSVEFSILVGTMLSFIMYVPRAARLKATELIVGADRVVRDRQPGDEPCSAIVLYDLEGELFFGAAPELEGYFDALKRRVVAANSPVGAHVIVLRLKRTRNPDMVCMKLFEQFLHDMHDRGVTVLLCGVRADFAEAMANLRFQDLLPPDRVLLENTTVPGSSTVEAVRRAYELVGPHPCSNSLHQSESEASEPLYYMI; encoded by the coding sequence ATGTCGACGCTTTCTGAAGCACCTTCACCGAGCCAGATTCGACCGCCGACGGATCGCCGCAGGCTTGAAGTCGGCCGCTGGCTGCGGCGCGACATCGTCGCGGGGCTGACCGTCGCGGCGATTGCCGTCCCGCAGGCGATGGCCTACGCGCTGATCGCCGGAGTCGAACCTCGCTACGGACTTTATGCCGCCATCGTGGTGACGGCAGTCGGCGCAGTTTTCGGTTCGTCGTCGTATCTGATCAACGGGCCGACCAACGCCATATCGCTAGTGGTTTTCAGCGCGTTGGCGTTTCTGGACCCAACGGGGCGGCAACAAATCTTCGAAGCCATGGTTTTGCTCGCCATCATGGTGGGCGTGGTGCAGATTGCGATCGCACTATTCAAACTGGGAGATCTGACACGCTACGTTTCCGATTCGGTCGTGCTTGGCTTCATGGCAGGAGCCGGGCTGCTGATCGCGCTGGGGCAAATCGACAATCTGCTCGGACTGAAACACCAGGGAACGGGCAAGCAGCATCTTTTGTATCGCCTGTGGTTATCGCTCAATCATGGCGGGCCATTGAATCTGCGGGCGCTGGCGATCGGCTTGGGCGTCACTGTGTTGGTGGTGCTGTTGCGCCGCGTCGTGCGCAAATATCATCTGCCTCGGCTCGATATGCTGATGGCACTGATCGTGGCCGCGGTGGTGACGCATGCCCTGGGTTGGTCGCAACCCGACCTGGCTGGGCATCGACTGGTGTCGGTGGTGGGGAGCATTCCGGCGGGCCTGCCGAGCCTGCATGTGCCTTCGATCAATTTCGGGTGGGTGCAAGAGATGAGCGGCAGCGCGGTGGCGATCGCGCTGCTCGGCTTGCTCGAAGCGCTGGCGGTGGCGAAGTCGATCGCTTTGCAAACGCGCGAGAAGCTCGACTACAATCGGCAATGCCTGGCCGAAGGGTTGGCCAACCTCAGCGGCGGCTTTTTTCAGTGCATGCCGGGCTCCGGTTCGCTGACACGATCGACGATCAATTTCAACGCCGGCGCGGCGACACGATGGTCGGGCGTGTTTGCCGCGGCGGCCACGGCGGTGATCGTGGTGCTGTTCGCCCCACTGGCCGGTTATATTCCGACGGCCGGGCTCGCCGGGATTTTGCTGGTGACGGCTGCGGGATTGGTCGATTGGCCCCGGTTGCGATTCGCGCTTCGCACCTCTCGATACGACATGATTCTCGTGCTTGCCACGGCCTGCACGGCCGTTTTTCTGAGCGTCGAGTTTTCGATCCTGGTCGGCACGATGCTGTCGTTCATCATGTATGTGCCGCGGGCGGCACGGCTCAAAGCGACCGAATTGATCGTCGGCGCCGACCGCGTCGTTCGCGATCGGCAACCCGGCGACGAGCCTTGTTCGGCGATCGTTCTTTACGATTTGGAAGGGGAACTTTTCTTCGGGGCCGCACCCGAGCTCGAGGGCTATTTCGACGCGTTGAAGCGGCGCGTCGTGGCTGCGAATTCGCCCGTGGGGGCACACGTGATCGTGTTGCGGCTCAAGCGCACCCGAAATCCGGACATGGTTTGCATGAAGCTGTTCGAGCAGTTCTTGCACGACATGCACGATCGGGGCGTGACCGTGCTGCTCTGCGGCGTGCGGGCCGATTTCGCGGAAGCGATGGCCAATCTTCGCTTTCAAGATCTGCTGCCGCCGGACCGAGTTTTGCTGGAAAACACGACCGTTCCCGGCTCGTCGACGGTGGAAGCGGTGCGGCGTGCGTACGAGCTTGTCGGCCCTCATCCTTGCTCGAACAGCTTGCACCAGAGCGAAAGCGAAGCGAGCGAGCCACTCTACTATATGATTTAG
- a CDS encoding NYN domain-containing protein: MANHSTRADHSPRTPVSEEPLIAVFVDFENLAIGVRDMKVGKFQIQLVLKRLLEKGRIVYKRAYCDWANYQDSVREFHGQGIELIDIPQSKMSGKNSADIRMVVDALDLCYSKQHIDVFALISGDSDFSPLVSKLKENNKRVLGCGVKSSTSDLLIANCDEFIYYDDLIRVAKRTQAKAAPKKEGPATNKDKKQEASDRVLEVVHSIEQDYDPLWGSLLKQAIRRVFPGFNESYYGYSSFSDLLEDIKAKGLIKLEYDESRGNYKVSLAKETDAEKEKDRDKEKSATPPAAAKEESASGA; the protein is encoded by the coding sequence TTGGCGAACCATTCCACTCGCGCCGACCACTCGCCGCGAACGCCCGTCTCGGAAGAACCGCTGATCGCCGTGTTCGTCGACTTCGAAAATCTTGCGATCGGCGTTCGCGATATGAAGGTCGGAAAGTTTCAAATTCAGCTCGTTCTCAAACGCCTGCTCGAAAAAGGGCGCATCGTCTACAAACGGGCCTACTGCGACTGGGCCAACTACCAAGACTCGGTGCGCGAATTTCATGGCCAAGGGATCGAGTTGATCGACATCCCGCAAAGCAAGATGAGCGGCAAGAATAGCGCCGACATCCGCATGGTCGTCGATGCCCTCGATCTCTGCTACTCGAAGCAACATATCGACGTCTTCGCGCTGATCTCGGGCGACAGCGACTTTTCTCCGCTCGTGTCGAAGCTGAAGGAGAACAACAAGCGCGTTCTCGGCTGCGGCGTGAAAAGCTCGACCTCCGATCTGCTAATCGCCAATTGCGACGAATTCATCTACTACGACGATCTCATTCGCGTGGCCAAGCGGACGCAAGCCAAAGCCGCTCCCAAGAAAGAAGGGCCAGCCACCAATAAAGACAAGAAGCAAGAGGCCTCGGATCGCGTGCTCGAAGTGGTCCACTCGATCGAGCAAGACTACGATCCTTTGTGGGGCTCGCTCTTGAAGCAAGCGATCCGCCGTGTGTTTCCCGGCTTCAATGAAAGCTACTACGGCTATTCGAGCTTTTCCGATTTGCTCGAAGACATCAAAGCCAAGGGCCTGATAAAGCTCGAATACGACGAAAGCCGTGGGAACTACAAAGTCAGCCTCGCCAAGGAAACCGACGCCGAAAAAGAAAAAGACCGCGACAAAGAAAAATCGGCAACGCCTCCGGCCGCAGCGAAAGAAGAATCCGCCAGCGGCGCCTAG
- a CDS encoding heavy metal translocating P-type ATPase has protein sequence MATDPVCGMSVDPERPAAVVEHDGQPFFFCSKSCAAKFQRDPQRYLDSSYQPDASHPVELHQIGMFQPAKADHGADRPNPGDRSSAAARFTCPMHPEIVSRTAGACPICGMALEAIAPSAAEESNPELIEMTRRFWVCAALSVPLLLLAMADMLPGKPFGRWISPSLAAWLEFLLATPVVLWGGWPFFVRGWASLRNRSPNMFTLISLGVGVAYAFSVAAVAVPGAFPDAFRGENGQIGSYFEAAGVIVTLVLLGQVLELRARGQTGAAIRALLGLVPKTARLVRNDGTEADVPLEELRHGDRLRIRPGEKLPVDGIVLEGSSAIDESMVTGESMPVEKQAGDSTIGGTLNGPGGFLMQAEKVGSETLLARIVQMVAEAQRSRAPIQGLADKVAAWFVPAVVLAAMLAFIAWSIFGPQPALAYAVVNAVAVLIIACPCALGLATPMSVMVGIGRGATAGVLIRNAESLERLEKVDTLVVDKTGTLTEGKPRLVSILPAADRSEDEILRLSASLERASEHPLAAAIIGAAEERRLALQNVANFQSHTGRGICGSIAGQSIALGNRAMMGEFSIDLDKFTNEAERLRRDGQTVVYLAVEGRMAGLLGTADPIKESAPHTIQSLQHLGIRIVMLTGDNRTTAEAVAQRLGIDVVEAEVLPDRKSEVVRRLQSERHVVAMAGDGVNDAPALAQADVGIAMGTGTDVAMQSAGVTLVKGDLRGIVRARTLSQATMRNIRQNLFFAFVYNLLGVPIAAGVLYPFFGVLLSPMIAAAAMSCSSVSVIANALRLRRAPLE, from the coding sequence ATGGCGACGGATCCAGTTTGCGGGATGTCGGTCGATCCCGAGCGGCCGGCCGCCGTCGTCGAACACGACGGACAACCGTTTTTCTTCTGCTCCAAGAGCTGCGCCGCGAAATTCCAACGCGACCCGCAGCGTTATCTCGATTCTTCTTACCAGCCCGATGCATCGCATCCGGTCGAGCTGCATCAGATCGGAATGTTCCAGCCCGCAAAGGCGGATCACGGCGCCGATCGGCCAAATCCCGGCGACCGATCGTCCGCCGCCGCCCGCTTCACTTGTCCGATGCACCCCGAGATCGTCAGCCGAACGGCGGGCGCATGTCCAATTTGCGGCATGGCGCTGGAAGCGATTGCTCCCAGCGCGGCGGAAGAAAGCAATCCCGAACTCATCGAAATGACGCGGCGCTTTTGGGTCTGCGCAGCATTGTCTGTCCCCCTGCTGCTATTGGCGATGGCCGACATGCTGCCGGGAAAGCCGTTCGGCCGATGGATTAGCCCATCGCTAGCAGCGTGGCTCGAGTTTCTATTGGCGACGCCCGTCGTGCTTTGGGGTGGCTGGCCATTTTTTGTTCGCGGCTGGGCTTCGCTGAGGAATCGAAGCCCGAATATGTTCACGTTGATTTCGCTGGGCGTCGGCGTGGCGTATGCCTTCAGCGTCGCGGCGGTCGCCGTGCCGGGGGCCTTTCCGGATGCATTTCGCGGCGAGAACGGGCAGATCGGCAGCTATTTCGAAGCCGCGGGCGTGATTGTCACGCTCGTGCTCTTGGGCCAGGTTTTGGAACTACGAGCCCGCGGTCAAACCGGCGCCGCGATCCGGGCGCTGTTGGGTTTGGTCCCCAAAACGGCCCGGCTCGTGCGCAATGATGGCACGGAAGCCGACGTGCCGCTTGAAGAGCTTCGTCATGGCGACCGGCTCCGCATTCGCCCCGGTGAAAAGCTGCCCGTCGATGGGATCGTGCTCGAGGGCTCCAGCGCGATCGATGAATCGATGGTCACCGGCGAATCGATGCCGGTCGAGAAGCAGGCCGGCGATTCCACGATCGGCGGAACGCTGAACGGTCCGGGCGGTTTTTTGATGCAGGCTGAGAAAGTCGGCAGCGAAACGTTGCTGGCCCGGATCGTGCAAATGGTCGCTGAGGCCCAACGGAGCCGCGCCCCGATTCAAGGCCTGGCCGACAAAGTGGCCGCTTGGTTTGTTCCGGCGGTAGTGTTGGCGGCCATGCTCGCCTTTATTGCTTGGAGCATCTTTGGACCGCAGCCGGCGCTGGCATACGCCGTGGTGAACGCGGTTGCCGTGTTGATCATCGCTTGCCCTTGCGCGCTAGGGCTGGCGACGCCGATGTCGGTGATGGTCGGCATCGGCCGCGGGGCGACGGCCGGCGTGCTCATCCGCAACGCCGAATCGCTCGAGCGGCTGGAAAAGGTCGACACGCTCGTGGTCGACAAGACCGGCACGCTCACCGAAGGCAAACCGCGGCTGGTTTCGATCCTGCCCGCCGCCGATCGGAGCGAAGATGAAATTCTTCGTCTGTCGGCCAGCCTGGAGCGCGCGAGCGAACATCCCTTGGCCGCGGCGATCATCGGCGCCGCCGAAGAGCGGCGGCTTGCATTGCAGAATGTCGCCAATTTCCAATCGCACACCGGCCGCGGAATCTGCGGTTCAATCGCCGGCCAGTCGATCGCGCTGGGCAATCGAGCGATGATGGGCGAATTCTCGATCGATCTCGATAAATTCACCAACGAAGCCGAGCGACTGCGCCGCGATGGCCAGACGGTTGTGTATCTCGCCGTCGAAGGCCGTATGGCGGGTCTGCTGGGCACCGCTGATCCGATCAAGGAAAGTGCCCCGCACACAATCCAATCCCTGCAGCATCTCGGCATTCGGATCGTCATGCTCACCGGCGACAATCGCACGACCGCCGAAGCCGTGGCTCAACGGCTCGGCATTGATGTTGTCGAGGCGGAAGTGCTTCCCGATCGGAAAAGCGAAGTCGTGCGGAGGCTTCAATCCGAGCGCCACGTCGTCGCAATGGCCGGCGACGGAGTGAACGACGCGCCAGCGCTGGCCCAGGCCGATGTCGGCATCGCGATGGGCACGGGCACCGACGTGGCCATGCAAAGCGCCGGTGTAACGCTCGTCAAAGGCGACTTGCGCGGCATCGTGCGTGCTCGGACGCTCAGCCAAGCCACGATGCGCAACATCCGCCAAAATCTCTTCTTCGCCTTTGTATACAACCTGCTCGGCGTTCCGATTGCCGCCGGCGTGCTCTACCCATTTTTCGGCGTGCTGCTGAGTCCCATGATTGCCGCCGCCGCGATGAGCTGTAGCTCCGTGTCAGTGATTGCGAACGCGTTGCGGCTGCGGCGAGCGCCGCTGGAATAG